The DNA segment CCCCCCATCAGGCATAGGTGGCCCTCTAGAACTCGGGATCACGCTGGTCAGGGAGAGTTCATTACACCTCTCACGTCCTTCCTGTTCCCGACCTCCAAGAGCCCTACCTGGTGGTGATCAAGTCAGCAGCAACTGTCCCCTAGTTTGACGAAGGTGTCACCACAGAGAGGGGTCCTAGGCTCACCTGCCCCTGAGGTACCCCCTCCCCGACCTGTGTGACATGCAGCCCGTGTCCGCCTCAGCACCAATGGGTGGACTTCAGGTCTGCAATGTCCTTTCATTAGGAGATAAGGATGATGGCTACTGCCATCAGGTCAGACCCAGACCCCTGGCGGCAGGAGTTTTCAGAGGCCCCCAGCTAGTCATCCTGATGGTATGGAAAATTGGCATAAAGTTCTcgagctctctctctctggaggATGGGGAGGTCCGAGCTGCTATAGTTAGGCTCTGGGCCGCAGAAGCAGACTGTGTTGATGCTAAAAATATCCCTGAGGTTCATTCAATCAGCACCTGGATCCCCGTCAAGTGGAGCAAGTGGGATTGGAGCTGCCGGAGGCTCACGCCACCTTCCTCCCAGGCTCCCAGACTGTGAGCGGCCCTGCAGGCTTTCCTCCTGCCCCTCAGCCGGcttttccctctcccacccttcctTATGCAGGGGCTCTCAGTTTAATAAACCAAGCTTGCCCTGAGTGTTTATTTTAACCAGATTTTACTTGAGTTGACATTTCTGGAGCAGAGATTTGCTCTGAGGCTACACCttactccaccccctccccagggcagTTCACCCATAACTGCATCATCACAGGGCTGGATCTTAGGGCACCACTCCCTGACCGTCTTGCAAACAGAACTCACACTGAAGATCTGACATGTCTATGCAGGGCCCCCAGGCCTGCTGCGGGTGAACAGGCTAGAAGAGCCATACATTTACctcctttgtttcattttggttcTTCATGTTTTCTGCTATGAATTGAACACTATCAATTACATCTTCGACTTCAGGTGAGGGCTCCAAATTTTCAGTCATCCATTATAAAGGCTGATGACTTAATCGTCTCTTGCTGGTGGCGATCTCACCGGACTTACGACAGTGGCAGCATTCTTTAAGAAGTTTGGGCTCTCTGCGATGATCGAACTTGACTTTGGCAGGCCTACCAGAGAAGCCTTTGGGGTTTTTGTCGTATCTTGTCCCCTTCCTCTTGTCCAGAGGCCTCCTCATCATCAGGATCTGGGGTAACAGCCGGAGGAAGACTACCTTCACCCACGTGGGCATGGTGTGTGTGGTCGGGGTGCGATGGTGGGTGTTCAACACAAACACCATCACCACGATGGACAAAGTGACGAAGATCATGGTGAACAGCAGGTACTTGCCCACCAAGGGGATCACGAGAGACGTGGATGGGATGGTTTCTGTGATCACCAGCAAAAACACTGTCAGGGAAAGCAGAACTGAAATGCAGAGCGTCACTTTTTCACCACAGTCAGAAGGAAGGTAGAAAACCAACACAGTTAGGAATGAAATAAAGAGACAGGGGATGATCAGATTAATGGTGTAAAACATCGGCAATCTTCTAATGTAAAAAGAATAGGTTATGTCTGTGTATATCTCTTCACAACAGTTGTATTTTATGTCATGCTTGTAGCCAGAAACATCGACAATTTCCCATTCACTGTTTTCCCAAAAATCATTCATGTCCACTTTACAGCCAATGATTAGAAGATCAATTTCAGCTTTGTCATAGGTCCAGGAACCAAATTTCAGGGAACAATTTTGATGATCGAAAGGGAAAAAAGTGATATCCATAGGACAGGAACTCTTAAAAATGGCTGGTGGAGTCCAGGTTATCATGCCATCGTATTTAAGAAGAGCTTTTGTCTTGCCTTTGACTTGGAAGTCGCCGACAGCACTGCAAAGTAAATCAGACACCATTAGTGACACCCCCTGTGCTTTGGGTCAGCCTGTACCAAAGGCAACTTTGGAAAGAGACTGGCTGTCAGATGCCCATACTTGTTGTAGAGAACAATATCAGGCTTCCAGATCTTCTCCACAGGAACACGAAGAGTCTCAATGCCATCATATTCCACTGGGTCCCAGAGCAATTTATAATCATTCCAGATCTAAAGGGAATAGaagtcagttttaaaaaattcttgactTTCTTCCAATGTTAATTCTATGTTGGTTCAacaactttttgaaaaatttcttatttaaagAGTTGGTTTCCTACCAAAAGTTGGAAGATTAAATCCATGGGGAACAAGGTAGCTGAGCTGATTTTGGGCAAATATAGATATTAGATAAGTATCTGTTGATTATTAATTAGCTAGCCAAGTTTATAGGCTC comes from the Eubalaena glacialis isolate mEubGla1 chromosome 20, mEubGla1.1.hap2.+ XY, whole genome shotgun sequence genome and includes:
- the CHRNA6 gene encoding LOW QUALITY PROTEIN: neuronal acetylcholine receptor subunit alpha-6 (The sequence of the model RefSeq protein was modified relative to this genomic sequence to represent the inferred CDS: substituted 1 base at 1 genomic stop codon), yielding MLPREGQGSLRFGLCLWWHVFTLGFRGCAGSASEERLFHKLFARYNQFIRPVENVSDPVTVHFEVAITQLANVDEVNQIMETNLWLRHIWNDYKLLWDPVEYDGIETLRVPVEKIWKPDIVLYNNAVGDFQVKGKTKALLKYDGMITWTPPAIFKSSCPMDITFFPFDHQNCSLKFGSWTYDKAEIDLLIIGCKVDMNDFWENSEWEIVDVSGYKHDIKYNCCEEIYTDITYSFYIRRLPMFYTINLIIPCLFISFLTVLVFYLPSDCGEKVTLCISVLLSLTVFLLVITETIPSTSLVIPLVGKYLLFTMIFVTLSIVVMVFVLNTHHRTPTTHTMPTWVKVVFLRLLPQILMMRRPLDKRKGTRYDKNPKGFSGRPAKVKFDHRREPKLLKECCHCRKSGEIATSKRRLSHQPLXWMTENLEPSPEVEDVIDSVQFIAENMKNQNETKEVQDDWKYVAMVVDRLFLWVFMIVCVFGTAGLFLQPLLRNTGHS